A genomic window from Candidatus Zixiibacteriota bacterium includes:
- a CDS encoding glycogen-binding domain-containing protein: AGTFNNWEPQAMAQKPDGRWSLALPLAAGTYEYQFLVDTEWRPDPNNPGKRSNRYGGFNSICEVM, encoded by the coding sequence TCGCCGGCACCTTCAACAACTGGGAGCCGCAGGCGATGGCCCAGAAGCCCGACGGGCGGTGGTCGCTCGCCTTGCCGTTGGCGGCCGGTACCTACGAGTACCAGTTCCTGGTCGATACCGAATGGCGACCCGACCCCAACAATCCGGGGAAGCGATCGAACCGGTACGGCGGCTTCAACTCGATCTGTGAGGTGATGTGA